A region of Diospyros lotus cultivar Yz01 chromosome 3, ASM1463336v1, whole genome shotgun sequence DNA encodes the following proteins:
- the LOC127797275 gene encoding scarecrow-like protein 34 — translation MDLYQWGFSGSEDRCVSGHESVSAYSDPNLITGFQLKDMNRDYEFVNLLPTSNDPVPPIHSTVLSDSWSGDSAEEFDFCDSVLKYINEVLMEDDMEDKASVIQDSTLQAAEKYFHDILNERYHSSPHLVRPQEETSRCQCCSSYSSSSDDANSPVKSSVIRSPHVHHSPFVHQAFQTNLPPVSSTSFSSHYVSNAPSESQSSWQFHGGIENAKNIIPGESGVTFNCENRFVSPAKESVWQMKAKLEKEEGNCPESLLRGRKSLHREGSALDEGRSHKHLAVDVGESILHEIFDKVLSFDESAIHTSDGDLPTEAGGKRQQCERAKVYDDEMTYTKKGVTKREALDTRKLLIQCMQSVASNDQTTATKLLKQIRLRSCPQGDASQRLAHYFANGLEARLTSSRIPKEKLFSIKGFVGADVWKAHKLYVSAFPFLGISYFIATQIIMELAEKVTSLHIIHFGIILGLQWPPLIRRLSERPGGPPKLRITAIDLPQIGFRPDARIKETGQRLATYCEKFKVPFEYNGFGQKWETVLVEDLRIQKDELLVVNSLNQLQDLLDDSIMDHSPRDAVLNLIRRINPDLFIHGVVNGTYNSPFFISRFREALFHFSAWFDMLDANVPRDNKERMALERDQWGKEILNIIACEGLDRVERPETYKQWEIRTLRAGFRQMPLNQEILKEVRAKVRSSYPKEFFVDKANKWIVTGWKGRPFFAISSWKPA, via the coding sequence ATGGATTTGTATCAGTGGGGGTTTTCTGGTTCCGAGGACCGATGTGTTTCAGGGCATGAATCTGTTTCAGCCTATTCAGATCCTAACTTGATTACAGGATTTCAACTTAAAGATATGAACCGAGATTATGAATTTGTGAATCTTCTCCCTACTTCAAATGATCCAGTCCCTCCGATTCACTCCACAGTTTTGTCTGACAGTTGGAGTGGAGATTCTGCAGAAGAATTCGATTTTTGTGATTCTGTTCTCAAGTATATAAACGAGGTATTAATGGAAGATGACATGGAAGACAAGGCCTCCGTGATACAGGACTCCACTCTTCAAGCTGCTGAGAAATACTTCCATGATATACTTAATGAAAGATATCATTCCTCACCCCATCTGGTGAGGCCCCAAGAGGAAACAAGTAGATGCCAATGTTGCAGCAGTTACAGTAGCAGCTCTGATGATGCTAACAGCCCTGTTAAATCTTCTGTAATTAGATCTCCTCATGTCCATCATAGTCCTTTTGTTCACCAAGCATTTCAGACTAATTTGCCACCAGTCTCCTCTACGAGCTTCTCCTCTCACTATGTTTCAAATGCACCTTCAGAAAGTCAATCTAGCTGGCAGTTCCACGGGGGGATAGAGAATGCAAAGAACATTATACCGGGTGAAAGTGGTGTAACTTTTAACTGTGAGAACAGATTTGTATCACCTGCAAAGGAAAGTGTTTGGCAAATGAAAGCCAAGCTAGAAAAGGAAGAAGGGAACTGCCCAGAGAGTTTGCTGAGGGGAAGAAAAAGTCTTCACAGGGAGGGCAGTGCCTTAGATGAAGGAAGAAGTCACAAGCATTTGGCAGTTGATGTTGGGGAGTCTATTTTACATGAGATATTTGATAAAGTATTGTCCTTTGATGAGTCTGCAATTCACACTTCTGATGGTGACTTACCAACTGAAGCAGGTGGGAAGCGGCAGCAATGCGAGCGAGCAAAAGTATATGATGATGAAATGACCTACACTAAGAAAGGGGTTACCAAAAGGGAAGCACTTGATACCAGGAAACTCCTGATCCAGTGTATGCAATCTGTGGCAAGCAATGATCAGACAACAGCGACTAAACTACTGAAGCAGATAAGGTTGCGCTCATGTCCTCAGGGTGATGCATCTCAAAGATTAGCCCATTACTTTGCAAATGGTCTTGAGGCACGCCTGACCAGTTCTAGGATCCCAAAAGAAAAACTCTTTTCTATTAAGGGCTTCGTTGGAGCTGATGTTTGGAAAGCTCATAAATTATATGTTTCAGCATTCCCTTTCCTAGGGATATCGTATTTCATTGCTACCCAAATTATTATGGAACTGGCTGAAAAAGTTACTAGCCTTCACATTATTCACTTTGGTATTATACTTGGTCTCCAATGGCCCCCACTTATTCGGCGTCTATCTGAAAGACCTGGTGGACCTCCCAAGCTTCGCATCACGGCAATAGACCTTCCCCAAATTGGTTTCCGACCAGATGCAAGGATTAAGGAAACAGGACAGCGTTTAGCAACCTATTGTGAGAAGTTCAAGGTTCCATTTGAATACAATGGCTTTGGACAAAAATGGGAGACTGTTCTTGTTGAGGATCTCAGGATTCAGAAGGATGAGTTGCTCGTGGTGAACAGTTTGAACCAGTTGCAAGATTTACTTGATGATTCAATTATGGACCATAGTCCAAGGGATgcagttttaaatttaatcagGAGGATTAATCCAGATCTTTTTATACATGGAGTAGTTAATGGGACCTATAATTCCCCATTTTTTATCTCACGGTTCCGCGAGGCTCTCTTCCACTTCTCTGCATGGTTTGATATGTTGGATGCTAATGTGCCCCGTGATAATAAGGAGAGAATGGCCCTTGAGAGGGACCAATGGGGGaaggaaattttaaatatcatagCATGTGAAGGATTAGATAGGGTTGAAAGGCCAGAGACATACAAGCAGTGGGAGATTCGGACACTCAGAGCTGGGTTCAGGCAGATGCCTTTGAATCAGGAGATCCTTAAGGAAGTAAGGGCTAAGGTCAGATCATCCTACCCCAAGGAATTTTTTGTGGACAAAGCCAACAAGTGGATTGTGACTGGGTGGAAGGGGCGACCTTTCTTTGCCATCTCATCCTGGAAACCTGCCTAG